A genomic region of Gossypium hirsutum isolate 1008001.06 chromosome D01, Gossypium_hirsutum_v2.1, whole genome shotgun sequence contains the following coding sequences:
- the LOC107917066 gene encoding protein CUP-SHAPED COTYLEDON 2, with protein MDSYHHFDNGDTHLPPGFRFHPTDEELITYYLLKKVLDSSFTGRAIAEVDLNKCEPWELPEKAKMGEKEWYFFSLRDRKYPTGLRTNRATEAGYWKATGKDREIYSSKTSALVGMKKTLVFYRGRAPKGEKSNWVMHEYRLEGKFAYHYLSRSSKDEWVISRVFQKSGSGNGASSSNGGGARKTGRMSASIALYQEPSSPSSISLPPLLDPTTTAVSLTDRDSCSYDSHTQSEHVSCFSTIAAAAASAAATSTTTPHLFHPGFDLAMPPQSPQMMNNSFDSISRYSRNPGVSVFPSLRSLQENLQFPFFFSQPTMAAAPPLHGGSPLNFGAVSEEGNNGSGAGAKISIGQSEFDCMWTY; from the exons ATGGACAGTTACCATCATTTTGACAATGGTGATACACATTTGCCTCCTGGTTTTCGTTTCCATCCTACTGATGAAGAGCTTATTACTTACTACCTGTTGAAGAAAGTTCTTGATAGTAGCTTTACTGGTAGAGCTATAGCTGAAGTTGACCTTAACAAGTGTGAGCCTTGGGAACTTCCTG AGAAAGCAAAGATGGGAGAGAAAGAGtggtatttttttagtttaagagATAGGAAATACCCAACTGGGTTGAGAACTAACCGAGCTACTGAAGCTGGTTATTGGAAAGCTACTGGGAAAGATAGGGAGATTTACAGCTCAAAGACGAGTGCACTTGTTGGGATGAAGAAAACCCTTGTTTTTTATAGAGGTAGAGCTCCTAAAGGAGAAAAAAGCAACTGGGTCATGCATGAATATCGCCTCGAAGGAAAATTTGCTTACCATTATCTCTCCAGAAGCTCAAAG GATGAATGGGTTATATCCAGGGTTTTTCAGAAGAGTGGTTCCGGCAATGGTGCAAGCAGCAGCAATGGCGGCGGAGCAAGGAAGACTGGCCGTATGAGTGCCTCCATTGCTCTTTATCAAGAACCTAGCTCTCCTTCCTCCATCTCCCTTCCACCTCTCCTTGATCCCACCACCACTGCCGTTTCCCTCACCGACCGTGACAGCTGCTCCTACGACAGCCATACACAATCTGAGCACGTGTCCTGTTTCTCCACCATTGCTGCTGCAGCTGCCTCCGCTGCTGCCACTTCCACAACCACCCCACATCTCTTCCACCCGGGTTTCGACCTAGCAATGCCACCACAATCACCCCAAATGATGAACAACAGTTTTGATTCAATCTCAAGGTATTCGCGAAATCCCGGTGTTTCAGTATTCCCTAGCTTGAGGTCTCTACAGGAGAATTTGCagttccctttctttttctctcagcCGACAATGGCAGCAGCACCGCCACTTCACGGTGGTTCACCATTGAACTTCGGCGCTGTATCCGAGGAAGGTAACAACGGTTCCGGTGCTGGTGCTAAGATATCCATTGGTCAATCTGAGTTCgattgcatgtggacttactga